In Vigna angularis cultivar LongXiaoDou No.4 chromosome 8, ASM1680809v1, whole genome shotgun sequence, the DNA window GCAGATCAGAGATGCATTCTGCTAAGTTTGAACCTGAATGACTTGGCTGGCTTTTTCAACAACTAGTGACTCAAACCTCCCTTCAACTGGCCAAGTCATAGATGTTTCtaacaaaaatgaaaaggaagaaaaaagtaGCTTTAGCGCCAGATggtaaatttgaaattttgccCTTGtctgaacaaaaaaaaaaagtaacgaGGTTGTGCTGCTCTGGTAGTACCATAAACTGAAGGTGGACAAAGGAGTTTCTTTACTCAGAAATGAAGCTCTGgcttaagaaaagaaaataattttttttttcaaaaattgcaTATGCACTGTTTTGGTACAGTTAGTGTGTTTTTGGAAACTCAATAAAAAGTAACTTGGTAACTGATGGAACATGCCTTAAGTTAGATTTATTGAGCAGTGTATACATGCTGCACGTAGTGAAACTACACACAGTAGGTGAATAAGCACATTGGAAGTGCTGCCTGGAGTGGCTGAGGTCAAAgataatataaatgtaaaaatatcaaAGTTGCCTGCAAAGTATTGAACAACAAACATGGGAATTGAGATGTCTCACAAGACCATTGTGCcagtattttcatttttttcagtCACATGTCTAATGcatataagtaaaattatatattatgtcATATGTATTATATTGGTCTATGTTGTTCAACTATTAATTCACTAGTTTGACTATTAACTCATTTGTCCAGTACCCTGACTGGTTCGGTTCTGCTTACACTGGGTAATACATTGGATGATGGTGTATTTTGTTGTATATATTTGGAAGATAAAAAGTTAGGggattgagtttattttgtGTTAATCTGAATTTCATGTTTAGCTATTAGATCATTGAAAATTCCTGTCTTTAATGTTACAGATTAAAATGTTGGAATATCGAGAGAAGAGGTTGCAACTGGAACCATTACAATTCAATAGTACTTATTCATCAAATGAGGAATTAAATTCTCTGGAATTTAGAAAGGTTGCTTGCAAAGGATATTTTGATGATAGAAAATCAATCTATGTTGGACCACGTTCAAGAAGTATTTCAGGAGTTACGGAAAATGGCCACTTCATTATAACACCTCTTATGCCAGTTCCCAATTGTCCTGACAGGTAAAACAAACATTAATGGCTTTGTTAATGAACGTAATCCATTAATTCACTCAACTTTTAATGTCGTGCAGTACCTATGTTGCTTACTATTATGTATTAGAGCTTAAGTTTCATCAAATGTTAGTGTGAAGCTCTACACATTACAACACTAAAGTCAAAGCTATTGCATCTTTGATTAGAGTAAATAATGTGTCCATTTTCTATTAGTATTTTACATAGGTGGAACTACATAGTTCACTTGTTCTGTAAAACCATCTACAGATACAATGGAGTGAAAGTTTGCCTAATCATTATGTACTATTTTTAACACCAGTTGACCAAAGGATGAATTTTCTGTAAAACTGATTGCAGTTAGTTGATGTTGAAAGTATTGATCATTGTATTCAACAGTACTACTTAATGAGAGTGTTTGGCTACCTTTAGTTAAGGGATCCATTTTAGAAGATAAAGTGCAGTTATTAGAAAATTGACCTTTAATATAGCTTGTTATACGattgtgtgtctgtgtgtgtttgCTTTGTTATAATTTCAACAATAGATTTTCTAATTAATAGCTGTATTTGAACTTTTTTCTAAAGTGCACCCCTCTACTTTAGAGGAACTAATTTCTTATTTGAAAATGGATATTTCTTATGCTATGTACTGTTGGCTAATTTCTGCTTAgagtatattttattattttggttcAAAATCTCCTGTGTATTGTATGAACTTTAAGATTTTACTTTTGGTgaaatattgttaatttgttGTGGCCCATTATGAATGTTTCATGTCATTGACATCTGTTTTCATCAATATAATTATCCACGGATGCAATGTGTTTAGTGTGACTGGCTAAACATCGTTGAGCTTTTGAGAGCTTAGAAGATCTTTCATTTATTTGCATCACTTCATAAGCTTTAACTCCAATCTTTTCTGTGTTAAATGTCATCACATTTTCAAGTCagctatttctttttcttgttcatAAGCAATCTATTCCAGGTTTTGAATACTTCTCTGCCACTGGTGTAATGAATAAATGACATTAGTTGTTCATGGTTTCTTCTGTTcttatattgtgtttttcttcttccagtgtgaGTTTTCCAATTTTAGTCAATAGAGGGTGGGTTCCACGCAGTTGGAAAGACAAATTTTTAGAGGCTTCTCAAGATGAAAATTTGGCCGATTCGTTGCCTTCCTCTTCTCACACAGATGGAACTACATCCTGGTGGAGACTGTGGTCTAAAAAGCCTCCTGTTATCACTGAGGTTGCCTCTCCCCTAAgtcatttctttatttaatgTGGAAGAATTATGGATTCAAACTTATCACGTGGAACCACTTACAGGATCAGGTCCCGTCTGTTACTCCTATAGAAGTTGTTGGCGTAGTTCGAGGAAGTGAGAAGCCCAGTATATTTGTTCCTGCAAATGATCCTAAATCTTCCCAATGGTTTTATGTTGATGTTCCTGCCATTGCTCGTACTTGTGGCCTTCCAGAAAATACTATCTATGTTGAAGATATTAATGAAAATGTCAATCCAAGTAATCCTTACCCTCTGCCCAAGGATGTGAATACTTTGATTCGAAGTTCTGTTATGCCTAGGGACCACCTAAACTACACATTGACATGGTATGCAACTTAATCTCCAATCCTCATGCGAATATCAATGTAATTTTGGTGGTGGCGCCTGTCAATAagtgattatttttattgattgataGGGTCAagtttttatattgataatgGGTAGAAATTAAACTTGTAAATGGTTATGTTTTATTGGTTGGCAGTGTCAAATTATATTGATAATGTTTGGAAAGTAAACTTTTTGTATAAAGTAAATAGTGTATGCATTAATGGTGTAAAGATTCTTACATTCTCGTTGAACTGTATAAGTCATCATGTTATGTAAAGTAAGTTTGTTGAGTTGAAGCTTTATTGATTGGTTAGTAGTGTAAAACTCTCATAGAAATTAAACTCTTGTGTATAATTGATTGGCAAGGTTATAGGTTTTGCTTTAATAATTAGTTGACTCTGAATGATACTGCTAATAGAGTAATATTATATGATTGAAAATCTATTAAAACAAGCAAGTTTCTGTTGAATCCTGTTTGTAATGATGATGTTGAATAATCTTTCTAACAACTTCTATTTTGTATTTGGGTCAGGTATTCTCTTTCTGCAGCAGTTACATTTATGGCTTTTAAGAGACTTAAACAGAAAAGTAAACGGAGATAGCAAAGTCATTTTTCTGTTGCATGTGATAGTAGAGATATACACACACAGATACTCTCCATTTGACATCTTGACACATCTATATCCTTGAACAATGTCTTACCAAACTTCTCTTCAATTGTCAATTTTCATTCAAGTAAAGTCCTCCCTGAAAGTTATCCTCATCTCAAAAACAGTGATGAAATGAACCTGAGGTGATACTTTTAGCAAGAAAACCATGTCAAGAATTTTGGTGCCACTGAGATGAAGTTGCGGATATTCATTTTCTAGgtcatttttttgttgttggaaaAGCAAGTGGTTGTAAGAGGATATCATATGAATATGTTTGGATTGTAAGGTTAGGGAGTTGTGAGTGCAAAGCAATTTTACTGACACAAATGTTGTACTAATTGACTTAGTGTTAAAGTTAAAAGAAAGGGTGAGAGATATTATGGGTTTAATTTCTgctattaataaaatacaatactAACAATTAATGTCGATAGAttgattgattaatttttattttattttttatgaaatgaaaTTCATGGATTCTGTTTCAATAGTGATAATTTCTCTCAAAAGGTTTAAAACTGACTcctttgaaatatataataaaatagataattac includes these proteins:
- the LOC108344048 gene encoding surfeit locus protein 1, which gives rise to MLSHLRRAATYGGATSDHLLALRPFSSVAAVSSVSNSDPSLPSSSESQRKASRWLLFLPGAIAFGLGTWQIIRREEKIKMLEYREKRLQLEPLQFNSTYSSNEELNSLEFRKVACKGYFDDRKSIYVGPRSRSISGVTENGHFIITPLMPVPNCPDSVSFPILVNRGWVPRSWKDKFLEASQDENLADSLPSSSHTDGTTSWWRLWSKKPPVITEDQVPSVTPIEVVGVVRGSEKPSIFVPANDPKSSQWFYVDVPAIARTCGLPENTIYVEDINENVNPSNPYPLPKDVNTLIRSSVMPRDHLNYTLTWYSLSAAVTFMAFKRLKQKSKRR